From the genome of Halobacteriovorax marinus SJ:
GTCCTCTCATTCAGGCATCAATGCTAAAGTGGTTTTAATTTGGATTTAACACTCTTAGATTCATTCCTTATATTTATCTTTGTGAGTTTTGCTGGCTTTGTTGATTCAATTGCTGGAGGTGGTGGTCTGATTACGATTCCTACCTATATGGCGCTTGGAGTTCCAAGTCATCTAATTCTTGGAACTAATAAATTAGTGAGCACTAGTGGATCTACAGTTGCTGTTTTTAGATATATTAAAAGTGGAGTTGTTGATTTTAAAGTCATTGGTTACGGTATTTTTCTCGGTTTGATTGGTTCAAGTATTGGAGCTAATCTTGCTTCATATTTAGATAAAAAGAATATGACGTATATTCTTATTGCAGTTGTTCCCATTATATTTATCCTTAATAACTTTAAAGATAGAATTCTAAAGCATGATGATTTCTCTCTTACAAATAAGCAGCTCATTATCCGCTGTTCTTTAATTGGATTTATTATTGGTGGTTATGATGGTTTCTTTGGGCCTGGAACAGGGACATTTTTGATCGTGGCGATGGTGCTATTTCTAAATTATGGACTCCACCAAGCTTCTGCCAGTGCTAGAATGATTAATTATACCAGTAATATATCCGCTTTTATTATTTTCCTCTCAAAAGGTCTAATAGCATGGGAAGTTGCCACTATCGCAATCTTTGCCAGCATGTGCGGAAACTTCTTAGGTAGTAGTTTTGTAGTGAAAGGAAACGTAAAAGTTATTAAAACTGTCTTTAATTTTGTACTGTTAGGGCTTCTTGCAAAATCAATTCTAGATTTATTCTCATAATCCCTTTTATCAAATTGGTAGAGCTGTTAAAATATTCTCTAATATCGGGAGGATAAATGCTTAAAAATGAAGGTGGATTTTCACTTGCACAAGTTATTGTTGCGGCAGGACTTTTAGGAGTTCTCTCTCTTGCTTTTATGCAATTAACAAAGAATATGGGCCAACAGCAGAACTTTGCGCAGTCAAAGAATGATGAGCTAGAGTTAGCGACTAATATTAGAATGCTTTTAAACGATGAGCGCTATTGTAGAGTGAGTCTTGCTGGAAACGGAGAAAAGGGAGCACCAGATTCGCCGGTCACTTTTAGAAAGTCATCAAATGATGAAGATGGTGAAGGCCTTGATATAGCGCTTTATACTTCTAATGTTGATGGAACTACAAGAGTTCAAAAGAAATTTAATGGCCAAAATAATCCTGGTAGTGACGATAAGAGTAAGTATGGAAAGGTCACTATTAAATCTATAAAACTTATTTTTAATAATCCCAATGGAGACGGAAATCTTAATTGGGACTATGAAGATTCTGCTTCTACTAATGATGTTGCCATCGTTCGAGTTGTGACAGAGAAGAAAATTTCGGCGACTAAGACGCGAACAATGACTGATGATTACGATATTGTCGTAAATACTGCCACTGGGCAGACTCCCGAATCTACAGGGGTGAGCCGAATTATCTCTTGTAATAGTGAAGCTCTCTCAAAAGTGAATGAAGATTATTACTATCCGATAAATTGCTCTATGACACTTGCCCATAGTGATAGTGGAGGCTCTTATCGAAGTGCTACTTTAGATATGAGTAGTGGTGGTTTTATTGGAGTAAGGCTAAGAGGTGATGTTAATAGTGATGACCGCTTTAGGTTGGCGGCCAATTGTGGCAGTGGTGGAGATCTTACAGATTACTTTAAAAGCTGTCAGGTTGGATTTGGTTGGAGAGATGCCACTGATAATGGTTCATCGGCCAATAGCTCTCCACTAGGCTCTAGGCAATACAATTTTAACTTTGGCTCTTCCGCAACTTTACAGACTGGTGGAGATGTTAATGAAGATGATTCTTTCTATTACAGAATGCGCTGTCCTGATGGATCTAATGAAGAAGTAAACTCTTATGTAAAACAGAAATGCCTTATTTGTATGGGTCATACGGATAAGTGGTATTCCTCTCCTGAGAAAGCATCTTGTAAGAAAATTCAAAATATGGGTGACAATAGTTGGGGGAGGATTATGACCTCTGGTGATGTTGGTGCAGATGACGCTCTCTTCTTAGGATTTTTCTGTGACGGAGAGTTCGCACCTATTATTAAAAATTGGGGAATTTAATTTAAGACCTCATCAGAGATTTCCTGATCTAGGGCCCAGTCAATGACATTATGAAATTCGTCGATTGACTTGGCCTTCTTTATTTTCTTGTACACCTTTCTTTCATCAACAAATATGTCTTTAAAATAGAGCCAGTGCTCTCTCATTCTCTGTAGATAATCGGATTTAGCATTTTCTCGACTGAGGTACTCTTCACTCATCAACTTATGCATTTTTATAAATAGTGCTCTATATTTTTGTTCATTATATTCTTCACCTCTAATTTGTGACAAAAGTGCTGGGTTGGAAAGGGCAGCACGGCCGATCATCCATCTCTTAATTTGAGGGAAGCGCTTAGAAATATTTTCAAAATCACTAGGGGTCTTGATATCTCCATTATAACAAGGAGTGTACTTCAGCAGGGGAAGGCACTCTTCAAATCCATCGAGGTCAACAACTCCTTTGTAGAGTTGCTTTCCTAGTCTAGCGTGAATTGTGAAATCTTTAATATCTAGAGCATTGATAATTGGGATAATCTCTTTGATTTCATCTTTTGACTCTCTTCCGAGCCTAATTTTCACACTTAGCTCTAGTGGACACCTTTCTTTTATCTCTGTCAGGAGCTTTTCTACACGCCCAGGGTGTAGCAGAAGTCCTGATCCCTTTGTTCTATTGGCCACCATTGGATAGGGACAGCCCATATTGAGATTGACCTTTTGTACGCCTAAGTCCTTAAAGTGCTTTGCTGCATGTATGAATTGATCAACTTCTTTAGTGAGGATCTGAGCGGTTGTAGGAATGAGGTTCTTAGTAAAGAGGGAGTCTTCCAATTGTCTCTTATTAAGCTCACCACTTTCCTTAGTCACAATATAAGGAGAAATAGAGGAGTCTGCTCCTCCAAAGGTCTGCTCGAGAGCATTTCTCAAAATATAATTTGTGACGCCCCTTATGGGAGCAAGCACTAGGTGGTGGTCTGCTTGATACATAGAGAAGAGCTATAATTAAAGTGATTCTAAGTCAATTGACTTAGTGAGTAATGTAAGATTAGTTTTTGTGAATAAAATTTTTACCAACGCAGCGTTTCAGCCCTGTATAAATAATGCAGACTAAATTATCTTCTGCTAACATTTTAATATAGTTAATTTTTTCAATGGATTAGACAAATGAGAATGATTCTTACTTTACTTTTTGCCCTATCTTTTATGAGCCCTGCTATGGGGATCACTGAGTCTCTTTACCATAAAGTTTCAGATGGAAAGTATCATAAAGATGGAAATTTAGAGATTAAAAAGCACGAAGCATTTAACGACGGATTTCTTGTAAATATTGATTATAAATTAAAGCCTAAAGGTTTAATTGGAAGAATCCTTAAGAAGTATATGCAAGGTTCTTATATACTCTCATTTCCAAGCATGATGTCTACTGAGCAAGGTTACTACGACCTTAAAGACTTTGGGCCAATTGATATTGCCAATGAAGATAAGGTGGCAACAATTAAGTATATTAAGCAGATGGACAAAGATGGATATAAGGATGCTCACGTTGTTGAGATCAGATCTAAGTCCACAGTGAGTAGAGATTATCCAGAAGGTAAGTGGCACATGCTTCTTTACTATCATCCTTCTATTCACTCTCTAGGAGTGTTTAGAACAGAGATCTTCTATCACGGTAAATATAGCTACGAAATTGTTTCAAAGCTCAAATAGTTAAGGTGCCTTCGGCACCTTTTTTTATTTCAATTTTTCTACTTTCAAAGAAATCATGACATCATCACTTGATAAGTACATTGAATCATCTTCAATAGTACAGCTAAGTTGCATGCTCTTCTTACATAGAGAGTCCAACTCGATATTGGATTCATTGGAAATATAGTATATGGCGAGATTTTTAAAAGAGAGTTTTGCTTTAAGCTTTTCGAACCACTCTTGATAAGTATTGGTATTGAAAGTATAGACACTAACTTGGCGAGCTTTGCCTTGGGCCTGCTTAATTCGCTTTAGCGTTGGCTCTCCCATCTCTATCCAATGGAGAATTTCTCCCGTTAAGGACCTCTCCCAGATCTCAGGCTCTTCTGTGGTACTTAAGCCTCTAGTAAACTCTAAGTTCTCTGAAGCATTTAAAAGGAAGCAGAGAAGTCTTTTCATCATTCTCTGCTCATTTTCTGAAGGGTGCATGGCCATAGTTAGTGAGTAGTCCTCATAATGATTATGACTCAGATTTGATAGGCTTATATTTGCTTTATATATAGTCGCACTAAGGGCCATGGGCACACTTCCTAATTAAAGTACTTTTGACATTCAACGATAGACTCTCTCTTTGAGATCATATCTCTCCATTTTAGAGTATTTGGGAATTCGCTAAGATCCATTTCAAGAGCAATCGTTTGTTCAATATAAGCGTAGGCGTAAATATCGGCTATACTCAATTCATTGGAAGCTATAAACTCTCTCTTTGAAAGCTCTCCTTCTAGGACTTTCATTTGCTGTGAAATAAACTTCTCTGCTTCTTCGCAAGTTTCTTTAACAGGGCTACCAATACCAAGAAATGGTCTGAGGATCTTTTCAAAGAAGAGTGTATTAAGCCATCTTCCGAGGTGGTTCGTGAAAAATTCCATCCACTGATCGACTTGGGCATATTCAAATTTTTCTTTTGGGGCAAGGGGTGTATCAACGAGTGTTGCGATATATCTACATATTGCGCCTGATTCAAAGAGATACTTTCCATCGTGCTCTAGAACAGGAACCTTTCCAACAGGGTTCATCTTTAGGAACTCTGGGCTACGATTTTCTCTCTTCATTAAATCGACTTTAACGAATTCAAAGTCTAGACCTAGTTCTTTGGCCAGGTAGACAACTTTCTTATTATTTTGGGAATTGAAACCATAGATTTTCAGCATATAAAACTCCTTTTGAGGAATTCTATAGCTGAAAAATGATAAGGGCCAGTTCTACATGCAATATGAATAGTCTAGTTCTTTAACATCCTTAGACCATCCTCTAAATCCAAGCTTAGTATTAAACATTTTTTCGAGGGCCTCTTCAATTAAGTCTAGATCTGTTCTTCTTAGAAGGTGAAATCTACTCTCATAACATGAAATATTATATTTTTGCTTTTCTCTTTTAATGAGGTCGTAATGGGTTTGAACACTAGCATTTAATATGTCACTAGTTCTAAATCTTACATATTCTCCATCTAGAATAAATTCATCTAGATATAGTGAGTCTAGTAGTCTGACTTCTGTCGAGCTCATTTGATCACATAACTCAGCTTCAGGATTCTCTTCTTTAATTTCTTGAATTCTTTCATTTACAGCTTTCTTATAACAACTAATAAATTTCTCTGGAGTTAATTCGAAAGCATAGATTGATGTTGAAGTCATAAAGATAGAAGCAAGAATCAGTGCTTTTTTGATATTCATAGTCGTCCTCTGGTTTTTAGTTTTTATTCATATTAGCAGAGGATTTGATAGAGGTGATTTTCTTTGAAAGTATTTTAGAGGCCGTCAAGATTCTAGACGGCCATCCGTTATTTCAGTAGCTTATCTCTTGAGACGATAAGGCATCTGAGTTTTTGAATTAATCGCAGCGCTTGTAGAGAGTAGGTTTGAAATCTTCTCTCCATCGGCCATTAGGAAGATCGTCACTTGCGAAGGATATGGGTAGTATTTGAAGCTAAAGACAATATTTTCAACTTGTCTCTCAAACTTACTAATATTAAAGCTAGTATCTCCACCTCTAAAATTACCAAGATCCCAGATCTTAAATGAGATGGCCCTCTTAAATTGGTTGGCCCAACCCACGCTATACTTAGCGTCTTTAATCTCAAAAACTATCTCACTCATACACTCTTTAGTTGGCTTAAATAGTCCTTTAACCTCTAGGTACTTAGTATTTTTAAGTTCTAGCGTATGCCTTGTAAGACCATTACTTAGCTTTTTATTCTTAATAGGAAGGTCATATTTCTTATAATTTGTCTTATATTCAGCTGAGTCACTCCAGTTTGGAACTTCATAGCGACATGCCTGTTGGAGAGTAGCGCTAAAGTTAAGATCACCACTATTAGAGTAGAATTCAGTCTTGAATGGATGAACAATTGTCGAGGCGGCAAATGTATTAAATCCAATAAAGATTGTAGCAATTAAGATTATGGCCTTCATATAATTTCCTTTTTTTGGTATATAAGCATTTATAATTGACTTCGTTAATACTTAATTAAGCCCATGAAAAAAAAACAATGATATTAAGAAAGCTTTTCAGATAATGTATGAATGCTTCAGGAGTTAAATGTGCAAGATATCTTGGATAGAGTAGAGAAGAATATTCAGCAGTACTTTGGTATGGGTGAAGTCGCTAATTATATACCAGAGTTGGCAAAAATAGACCCTAAGCAATTTGCTATGACTGTCGCTACGGTTGATGGGCGTATTTACTCGTGCGGAAGTAGTGATAAGCTTTTCTCAATTCAAAGTATTTCCAAGGTCTTTGTACTCACTATGGCAATGAATGTCCTACAAGATGAGTTGTGGGAGAGAGTCGGTAAGGAGCCCTCTGGCTCTGCATTCAATTCGCTCGTTCAATTAGAGACGGAGCAAGGTATTCCTAGAAACCCTTTTATTAACGCTGGAGCTCTAGTCACAACAGATGCCATCATTCAAAGATTTACCAATGCTTATGATGAAATCTTAAACTTTGTCAGAGACTTGAGCCAAAATGAGAGTATTGAATTTGATAAGAATGTAGCACTATCTGAGTTTCAGCATAGTGAGAGAAACTCAGCTCTTGCATACTTTATGAAGAGTTTTGGAAATATTGAGTCGGACCCAATTCAACTCTTAGATGTATACTTTCATCACTGCTCTATTGCGATGAACACTGTTGACCTAGCTAAGGCCTTTCTTTTCTTGGCCAATGGAGGAGTCAATCCTGCGACTGGGAAGAGAGTAGTGACAAGTTTAAAGGCGAAGAGGGTTAACTCTTTAATGCTCACTTGTGGACTCTATGACAACGTTGGGGATTTTGCTTACAGGGTTGGTCTACCAGCGAAGAGTGGTGTTGGCGGTGGAATAGTAGCGGTTCTTCCAGGAGAGTTCTCCGTTGCGGTTTGGTCTCCTGAGCTTAATCTATCAGGTAATTCGCTCATAGGGACTAAGGCCCTAGAGCTATTTACCAATTATACAGAAAAATCTATTTTCTAGATAATATCTTCAAATCTATCATCATCAGCAGAAGGGATACCGTTGATTAAAGCAGTGTTAGAAGTTGATTCTTTTGGAGCACTCTTTGAAATTGGTGCAATATTCTCTTCCTTTCTTTCAACGACTTTTCTCTCTTCTACTTTTTCTACTTTTCTTGAAGAAGTGTCTACACTCTTTTTAAGAAGCTTTAAGTCTGGTTTCTTCTTTTCTTCTCTCTTAGAAGGTCTAGACTTTTCTTTTCTCTTATCGATGATTTTTGTATCTCTAGTACCATGAACAATCTCTTCCATATCTAGTACAATATTAGATAGGATATCTGACTGAGCTCTAAGCTCTTCGGCCCTTACTGATGATTGTCCTGCCACTTCAGAGTTCTGCTGTGTAGCCGTATCAATTTCTTGAATCGCTTGAGTGATTTCATGAACACCTTGAGCCTGCTCTCCAGAAGAGCGTGCAATTTCTGTAACGGATTGATCAACAACTTCAAAGC
Proteins encoded in this window:
- a CDS encoding glutaminase, which gives rise to MLQELNVQDILDRVEKNIQQYFGMGEVANYIPELAKIDPKQFAMTVATVDGRIYSCGSSDKLFSIQSISKVFVLTMAMNVLQDELWERVGKEPSGSAFNSLVQLETEQGIPRNPFINAGALVTTDAIIQRFTNAYDEILNFVRDLSQNESIEFDKNVALSEFQHSERNSALAYFMKSFGNIESDPIQLLDVYFHHCSIAMNTVDLAKAFLFLANGGVNPATGKRVVTSLKAKRVNSLMLTCGLYDNVGDFAYRVGLPAKSGVGGGIVAVLPGEFSVAVWSPELNLSGNSLIGTKALELFTNYTEKSIF
- a CDS encoding tRNA dihydrouridine synthase → MYQADHHLVLAPIRGVTNYILRNALEQTFGGADSSISPYIVTKESGELNKRQLEDSLFTKNLIPTTAQILTKEVDQFIHAAKHFKDLGVQKVNLNMGCPYPMVANRTKGSGLLLHPGRVEKLLTEIKERCPLELSVKIRLGRESKDEIKEIIPIINALDIKDFTIHARLGKQLYKGVVDLDGFEECLPLLKYTPCYNGDIKTPSDFENISKRFPQIKRWMIGRAALSNPALLSQIRGEEYNEQKYRALFIKMHKLMSEEYLSRENAKSDYLQRMREHWLYFKDIFVDERKVYKKIKKAKSIDEFHNVIDWALDQEISDEVLN
- a CDS encoding sulfite exporter TauE/SafE family protein, with product MDLTLLDSFLIFIFVSFAGFVDSIAGGGGLITIPTYMALGVPSHLILGTNKLVSTSGSTVAVFRYIKSGVVDFKVIGYGIFLGLIGSSIGANLASYLDKKNMTYILIAVVPIIFILNNFKDRILKHDDFSLTNKQLIIRCSLIGFIIGGYDGFFGPGTGTFLIVAMVLFLNYGLHQASASARMINYTSNISAFIIFLSKGLIAWEVATIAIFASMCGNFLGSSFVVKGNVKVIKTVFNFVLLGLLAKSILDLFS
- a CDS encoding type II secretion system protein yields the protein MLKNEGGFSLAQVIVAAGLLGVLSLAFMQLTKNMGQQQNFAQSKNDELELATNIRMLLNDERYCRVSLAGNGEKGAPDSPVTFRKSSNDEDGEGLDIALYTSNVDGTTRVQKKFNGQNNPGSDDKSKYGKVTIKSIKLIFNNPNGDGNLNWDYEDSASTNDVAIVRVVTEKKISATKTRTMTDDYDIVVNTATGQTPESTGVSRIISCNSEALSKVNEDYYYPINCSMTLAHSDSGGSYRSATLDMSSGGFIGVRLRGDVNSDDRFRLAANCGSGGDLTDYFKSCQVGFGWRDATDNGSSANSSPLGSRQYNFNFGSSATLQTGGDVNEDDSFYYRMRCPDGSNEEVNSYVKQKCLICMGHTDKWYSSPEKASCKKIQNMGDNSWGRIMTSGDVGADDALFLGFFCDGEFAPIIKNWGI
- a CDS encoding YaeQ family protein, giving the protein MALSATIYKANISLSNLSHNHYEDYSLTMAMHPSENEQRMMKRLLCFLLNASENLEFTRGLSTTEEPEIWERSLTGEILHWIEMGEPTLKRIKQAQGKARQVSVYTFNTNTYQEWFEKLKAKLSFKNLAIYYISNESNIELDSLCKKSMQLSCTIEDDSMYLSSDDVMISLKVEKLK
- a CDS encoding glutathione S-transferase family protein, which produces MLKIYGFNSQNNKKVVYLAKELGLDFEFVKVDLMKRENRSPEFLKMNPVGKVPVLEHDGKYLFESGAICRYIATLVDTPLAPKEKFEYAQVDQWMEFFTNHLGRWLNTLFFEKILRPFLGIGSPVKETCEEAEKFISQQMKVLEGELSKREFIASNELSIADIYAYAYIEQTIALEMDLSEFPNTLKWRDMISKRESIVECQKYFN